A single genomic interval of Tsukamurella paurometabola harbors:
- a CDS encoding DUF389 domain-containing protein gives MRHIRVISPPDRTDAVLALLRSRPGVTHITLAPGASLVPAGDVLSAEVTREAAHRVLQGLEELRIPVDGAVTVSTLDTVLSDAADEAEKAVPGDPSDAVVWEELTARTREESTLNSTFLAFLVLAVLLAAVGVVTNSPVTVVGAMVVGPEFGPLAAIAVALATRRLHFAVRPVIALSVGFPVAMACTWLGAEAALAANLFGVDVLDSAGQVDFIYRVGPFSLIVALLAGAAGMISMVTAKSAALVGVFISVTTVPAAGYAVVAATVGEWQRALESTGQLAINLVGIVVAGVLVLVLRPAAWRDMREQVGL, from the coding sequence GTGCGCCACATCCGGGTGATCAGCCCGCCCGACCGGACCGATGCGGTGCTCGCGCTGCTGCGGTCGCGGCCGGGCGTCACCCACATCACGCTGGCGCCCGGCGCGTCGCTCGTCCCCGCGGGCGATGTGCTCAGCGCGGAGGTCACCCGGGAGGCCGCGCACCGCGTGCTACAGGGCCTTGAGGAACTGCGCATCCCCGTCGATGGTGCCGTCACGGTCTCGACGCTCGACACGGTGCTCTCGGATGCTGCGGACGAGGCCGAGAAGGCCGTGCCCGGCGACCCGTCGGACGCGGTGGTGTGGGAGGAGCTGACCGCCCGGACCCGCGAGGAATCGACGCTCAACTCGACCTTCCTCGCCTTCCTGGTGCTCGCCGTGCTGCTGGCCGCGGTGGGCGTGGTGACGAACTCGCCGGTCACCGTCGTCGGCGCGATGGTCGTGGGGCCGGAGTTCGGGCCGCTCGCGGCGATCGCGGTGGCGCTCGCCACCCGTCGCCTGCACTTCGCGGTGCGCCCGGTGATCGCCCTGTCGGTGGGCTTCCCGGTGGCGATGGCGTGCACGTGGCTCGGTGCCGAGGCGGCCCTCGCGGCGAACCTGTTCGGCGTGGACGTCCTCGACTCCGCGGGCCAGGTCGACTTCATCTACCGCGTCGGCCCGTTCTCGCTCATCGTCGCGCTGCTCGCCGGCGCCGCGGGGATGATCTCGATGGTCACCGCCAAATCGGCCGCCCTGGTCGGCGTCTTCATCTCGGTCACGACGGTGCCCGCCGCCGGGTACGCCGTGGTGGCGGCGACGGTCGGGGAGTGGCAGCGCGCTCTCGAATCGACGGGGCAGCTCGCGATCAACCTCGTCGGCATCGTCGTCGCGGGCGTCCTGGTGCTGGTGCTGCGTCCGGCGGCGTGGCGCGACATGCGGGAGCAGGTGGGCCTGTGA
- a CDS encoding transglutaminase family protein: MGLSFSRRTEDSRPRRYRVVHETTYTYDAEVTSSFGRCYLSPRELSDQRVEEHTITVGPEPSDRSEGVDAYGNTDTYFHVTTPHTRLLVRGESVVEVDPLDRAVTDEGPALAPWELARPVGEAGALAAQYRLDQRPAEIDDAVRAYADTIFTPGKPLVEAVEELTTRIYTDFTYRSGATNVSTRVGTVMERREGVCQDFARVAIACLRSKGLAARYVSGYLATEPPPGQDRVVGAGATHAWAAVWLPGDAWLPFDPTNNKFVDERHVTVAWGRDYEDVPPLRGVIYTESKGSKIHVSVDVAPLPD; encoded by the coding sequence GTGGGCCTGAGCTTCTCCCGGCGCACCGAGGACTCGCGGCCGCGCCGCTACCGCGTGGTGCACGAGACCACCTACACCTACGACGCGGAGGTCACCTCCAGTTTCGGTCGGTGCTATCTGTCGCCGCGTGAGCTCTCCGACCAGCGCGTCGAGGAGCACACGATCACGGTGGGGCCGGAACCGTCGGACCGCTCCGAGGGAGTGGACGCGTACGGCAACACCGACACCTACTTCCACGTGACCACACCACACACCCGGCTCCTGGTCCGCGGTGAATCGGTCGTCGAGGTCGATCCGCTGGACCGGGCCGTCACCGACGAGGGGCCCGCGCTCGCGCCCTGGGAGCTCGCGCGGCCCGTCGGCGAGGCCGGGGCGCTCGCCGCGCAGTACCGCCTGGACCAGCGGCCGGCCGAGATCGACGACGCGGTGCGCGCCTACGCCGACACGATCTTCACCCCGGGAAAGCCGCTGGTGGAGGCCGTCGAGGAGCTGACCACCCGGATCTACACGGACTTCACCTACCGGTCCGGTGCCACCAACGTCTCGACCCGGGTGGGCACCGTGATGGAACGCCGCGAGGGCGTCTGCCAGGACTTCGCGCGGGTCGCCATCGCGTGCCTGCGGTCGAAGGGGCTCGCGGCCCGGTACGTGTCCGGGTACCTCGCCACCGAGCCGCCGCCCGGCCAGGACCGCGTCGTCGGCGCCGGGGCCACCCATGCGTGGGCCGCGGTGTGGCTGCCCGGGGACGCCTGGCTGCCCTTCGACCCGACCAACAACAAGTTCGTCGACGAACGCCACGTGACGGTCGCCTGGGGGCGTGACTACGAGGACGTCCCGCCCCTGCGCGGCGTCATCTACACGGAATCGAAGGGATCGAAGATCCATGTCTCCGTGGACGTCGCGCCCCTGCCCGACTGA
- a CDS encoding circularly permuted type 2 ATP-grasp protein, protein MSIDALRRLDPAGLRRLSARVRGLIDDEGITYNALDAVPAAQDPAMPGAATEPGPWRLDPLPVLLGAEEWDGLARGVAQRSLLLDAVLKDFYGEQRTLRTGTVPPEVVFAHPGFIRRAVGVPSPGPRSLFLHGVDIGEAAGDEVTGYVAVADRTQAPSGVGYALADRRVTSRALPRELRSETPRPVASFAAALRMQLIEAAPPGVDDPTVVVLSPGSLSETAFDQAYLASVLGFPLVEAPDLTVRDGGVFMRSLGRMKRVHVILRRVDSEFSDPLDLRTDSQLGVVGLVEMMTRGAVTVVNTLGSGVLENPALHAYLPQLCRDLLDEDLLLPSTPTLHAATPAGRAALDGPLDDRLVLNFATGERFAGADLTADRADDLRQRIAADPTVWCVKTLVPFTGRSAVDHGAVVERGFALRAFALAQESGYTVLPGGLGQVLLDGAEGALLHSSAARDVWVPTPDDVRAPARVATAPRSGRVGAAPSGPVATPRVLSDQFWIGRYAERAEATVRLLSMAHDRSREFRHRPWQAGADVLQPLLDAVVAATVTDQLGPIVVEGTEQTDVLARLRRLTLDVDVPGSVAHSGVRLRACLRAVRDQMSTDTWLVLSGAERSLGRLAADRDDAGEQLDQTLGEVLVSLLAFAGLGRESLVQDPAWLMMDAGRRIERALQLSAVTRAMVVPENPAEIEAGLLDAYLVTCESAVTYRRRHRAVLRAGAAVDLMFLDATNPRSLVAALTALTADLAQLPDELRSPTCERTVGEVLARLGRFDPDDAETIADGRRTEIEALLDAVDEGMREVSDVLERTRFAPPAAARPIWVGVQSWA, encoded by the coding sequence GTGAGCATCGACGCACTCCGCCGACTCGACCCGGCGGGCCTGCGCCGTCTCTCCGCGCGGGTCCGCGGACTCATCGACGACGAGGGCATCACCTACAACGCGCTCGACGCCGTGCCCGCTGCCCAGGACCCGGCGATGCCCGGGGCCGCCACCGAGCCGGGGCCGTGGCGGCTCGACCCGCTGCCGGTGCTCCTCGGCGCCGAGGAGTGGGACGGGCTCGCACGCGGCGTCGCCCAGCGATCGCTGCTGCTCGACGCGGTGCTCAAGGACTTCTACGGCGAGCAGCGCACGCTGCGCACCGGCACGGTCCCGCCGGAGGTGGTGTTCGCGCACCCCGGCTTCATCCGGCGAGCGGTCGGCGTTCCGTCGCCCGGCCCGCGCTCGCTGTTCCTGCACGGCGTCGACATCGGCGAGGCCGCCGGCGACGAGGTGACCGGGTACGTCGCGGTCGCGGACCGCACCCAGGCGCCGTCGGGCGTGGGCTACGCGCTCGCCGACCGCCGGGTCACCTCCCGCGCCCTCCCGCGCGAACTCCGGTCGGAGACACCGCGGCCCGTCGCCTCCTTCGCGGCGGCGCTGCGCATGCAGCTGATCGAGGCCGCGCCGCCGGGCGTGGACGACCCGACCGTCGTCGTGCTCAGCCCCGGATCCCTCTCCGAGACCGCCTTCGACCAGGCGTACCTCGCCTCGGTCCTCGGCTTCCCACTGGTCGAGGCCCCCGACCTGACGGTGCGCGACGGCGGCGTGTTCATGCGCTCGCTCGGCCGGATGAAGCGCGTGCACGTCATCCTGCGGCGCGTGGACTCCGAGTTCTCCGACCCGCTCGACCTGCGCACCGATTCGCAGCTCGGCGTCGTCGGGCTCGTCGAGATGATGACCCGCGGCGCCGTCACCGTCGTCAACACCCTCGGGTCGGGAGTGCTCGAGAACCCGGCCCTGCACGCGTACCTGCCGCAGCTGTGCCGCGACCTGCTCGATGAGGACCTGCTGCTGCCGTCCACGCCGACCCTGCACGCCGCGACCCCGGCCGGACGCGCCGCGCTCGACGGTCCGCTCGACGACCGGCTGGTGCTCAACTTCGCCACCGGCGAGCGCTTCGCCGGGGCCGACCTCACCGCGGACCGGGCCGACGATCTGCGGCAGCGGATCGCCGCGGACCCGACCGTGTGGTGCGTGAAGACCCTCGTGCCGTTCACCGGCCGATCCGCCGTCGACCACGGCGCCGTCGTGGAACGCGGCTTCGCGCTGCGCGCCTTCGCCCTCGCACAGGAGTCCGGTTACACCGTGCTGCCGGGCGGCCTCGGCCAGGTCCTGCTCGACGGTGCCGAGGGGGCGCTGCTGCACTCGTCGGCCGCCCGCGACGTCTGGGTGCCGACCCCCGACGACGTCCGTGCCCCCGCCCGCGTGGCGACCGCGCCCCGCTCGGGCCGGGTCGGGGCGGCACCCAGCGGCCCGGTGGCGACGCCCCGTGTCCTCTCCGACCAGTTCTGGATCGGACGGTACGCGGAGCGGGCCGAGGCCACCGTCCGCCTGCTGTCGATGGCGCACGACCGCAGCCGTGAGTTCCGGCACCGGCCGTGGCAGGCGGGTGCCGACGTGCTGCAGCCGCTGCTGGACGCCGTGGTCGCGGCCACGGTCACCGATCAACTCGGGCCGATCGTGGTCGAGGGGACCGAACAGACCGACGTGCTCGCTCGATTGCGCCGCCTCACCCTCGACGTGGACGTGCCGGGCAGCGTCGCGCACTCCGGCGTCCGGCTGCGGGCGTGCCTGCGGGCCGTTCGCGATCAGATGTCCACCGATACCTGGCTCGTGCTCAGCGGAGCGGAACGGTCGCTCGGACGGCTCGCCGCCGACCGCGACGACGCGGGGGAGCAGCTCGACCAGACGCTCGGCGAGGTCCTGGTCTCGCTGCTGGCGTTCGCCGGCCTCGGCCGGGAATCGCTCGTGCAGGATCCGGCCTGGCTGATGATGGACGCCGGCCGGCGCATCGAACGCGCCCTGCAACTCAGTGCCGTCACGCGGGCGATGGTCGTCCCCGAGAACCCGGCGGAGATCGAGGCGGGCCTCCTGGACGCCTACCTCGTGACGTGCGAGTCCGCCGTCACCTACCGGCGCCGGCACCGGGCCGTGCTGCGCGCGGGCGCCGCGGTGGACCTGATGTTCCTCGACGCCACCAATCCGCGCTCGCTCGTCGCCGCGCTCACGGCCCTGACCGCCGACCTCGCGCAACTGCCCGACGAACTGCGCAGCCCGACGTGCGAGCGCACCGTCGGAGAGGTGCTCGCGCGGCTCGGCCGGTTCGACCCGGACGACGCCGAGACCATCGCCGACGGCCGGCGGACGGAGATCGAGGCGCTGCTCGACGCCGTGGACGAGGGAATGCGCGAGGTCTCGGACGTGCTCGAACGGACCAGGTTCGCGCCGCCCGCGGCGGCCCGCCCGATCTGGGTGGGGGTGCAGTCGTGGGCCTGA
- a CDS encoding DUF885 domain-containing protein, with translation MSDAAAANTPIDQLANTLALRVAATDPILATHAGITELNDKLTDFSPAGLEARAAVGRETLAQLDELTEENDADRVTAATLRERLGVHDAIHDAGRTVGELNVIASPMQDIRDVFDLTPAGTPEEIATLTARLAAVPSAIDSAVEGLRARLAGGTWPFAELQVREVLAQARTAGDQVAANVDRLGERAPSDLKDRVRAAFAGYADVLETEVLPAAKALDEPSGLGVGRDVYPLYSRLYLGATVDLEETYAWGQELLAGIVAEQEQVAQRLYPGATVAEALSRLDSEPRYTIHGTDALREWMQKTSDEAVAALSGTHFDIPAELHRLDCRIAPSNSGGIYYTGPSADLSRAGAMWWSVPDGVTEFHTWQEKTTVYHEGVPGHHLQIGQSVIAPLNIFRKLASFVSGHGEGWALYAERLMRDLGFLDDDGDLMGMLDSQRLRAARVVLDIGVHCGFEAPAEVGGGAWTYEKGWRFLRSHVAMSDEQLRFEYHRYLGWPGQAPSYSVGQRVWEQTRDAYLAAHPGSTLKDFHRDALALGGMGLDTLRAAIV, from the coding sequence ATGTCGGACGCTGCAGCTGCGAACACGCCCATCGATCAGCTCGCCAACACCCTCGCCCTGCGGGTCGCCGCCACGGACCCGATCCTGGCGACGCACGCGGGAATCACCGAGCTCAACGACAAGCTCACCGACTTCTCCCCCGCCGGGCTGGAGGCGAGGGCGGCCGTGGGGCGCGAGACGCTGGCACAACTCGACGAGCTGACCGAGGAGAACGACGCCGACCGCGTCACCGCGGCCACCCTGCGCGAGCGGCTGGGCGTGCACGACGCGATCCACGACGCAGGGCGCACCGTCGGCGAGCTGAACGTGATCGCCTCACCGATGCAGGACATCCGCGACGTCTTCGACCTGACCCCGGCGGGCACACCGGAGGAGATCGCCACCCTCACCGCGCGCCTGGCGGCGGTCCCATCCGCCATCGACTCCGCCGTGGAGGGCCTGCGGGCCCGCCTCGCCGGCGGCACGTGGCCCTTCGCCGAGTTGCAGGTGCGGGAGGTACTGGCGCAGGCCCGCACGGCCGGCGACCAGGTCGCGGCCAACGTCGATCGCCTGGGCGAGCGGGCACCGTCGGACCTGAAGGACCGGGTGCGAGCCGCCTTCGCCGGGTACGCGGACGTCCTCGAGACCGAAGTCCTGCCCGCCGCGAAGGCGCTCGACGAGCCCAGCGGGCTGGGCGTGGGCCGCGACGTCTACCCCCTGTACTCGCGGCTGTACCTGGGCGCGACCGTCGACCTCGAGGAGACCTACGCCTGGGGGCAGGAGCTGCTGGCCGGCATCGTCGCCGAGCAGGAGCAGGTGGCGCAGCGCCTCTACCCCGGCGCGACGGTGGCGGAGGCCCTGTCTCGACTGGACTCGGAACCGCGGTACACGATCCACGGGACGGACGCGCTACGGGAGTGGATGCAGAAGACCTCCGACGAGGCCGTCGCGGCGCTGTCCGGGACCCATTTCGACATCCCCGCCGAGCTGCACCGGCTCGACTGCAGGATCGCGCCGAGCAACTCGGGCGGCATCTACTACACCGGACCGTCCGCCGACCTGTCGCGCGCCGGCGCCATGTGGTGGTCGGTGCCGGACGGCGTGACCGAGTTCCACACCTGGCAGGAGAAGACGACCGTCTACCACGAGGGGGTCCCCGGTCATCACCTCCAGATCGGCCAGTCGGTGATCGCGCCGCTCAACATCTTCCGCAAGCTCGCGTCGTTCGTTTCCGGGCACGGCGAGGGCTGGGCGTTGTACGCGGAGCGGCTCATGCGCGACCTGGGGTTCCTCGACGACGACGGCGACCTCATGGGCATGCTCGACTCGCAGCGGCTCCGCGCCGCCCGCGTCGTGCTGGACATCGGCGTGCACTGCGGCTTCGAGGCGCCCGCGGAGGTCGGCGGCGGCGCCTGGACCTACGAGAAGGGCTGGCGGTTCCTGCGCTCGCACGTCGCGATGTCCGACGAGCAGCTGCGCTTCGAGTACCACCGCTACCTCGGCTGGCCCGGACAGGCGCCGTCGTACTCGGTCGGCCAGCGGGTGTGGGAGCAGACCCGCGACGCCTACCTCGCCGCGCACCCCGGATCCACGCTCAAGGACTTCCACCGCGACGCCCTGGCACTCGGCGGCATGGGCCTGGACACCCTGCGCGCGGCGATCGTCTGA
- a CDS encoding neutral zinc metallopeptidase — protein sequence MTFQGNGPLEGGNVSAGGGGGMGRGMVIGGGSIGTVVIGLLIYFLTGSTGGMTQAPQQAGPGLSQAEQQLDEKLKNCTKEQANSDTACRIKATTISLDKVWPTVLRGYKPPRGGTKIMPVGAQSINTACGVAGADTGPFYCPSDQVAVFQLDFMDRVIKKMGGTNAPFSQEYIVAHEFGHHVQTLLGDIDKAQQGRGAQGGSVRVELQADCYAGVWAAHADKGEDAMLKPLTQQEISDAITTAQAIGDDTIQRNAGRNVNPESFSHGTSEQRVRWFSQGYRTGAPAQCDTFSGTI from the coding sequence ATGACCTTTCAGGGCAACGGGCCGCTCGAGGGCGGCAACGTCAGCGCAGGCGGCGGTGGCGGTATGGGCCGCGGCATGGTGATCGGCGGCGGCAGCATCGGCACAGTCGTGATCGGCCTGCTCATCTATTTCCTCACCGGCAGCACCGGGGGGATGACACAGGCGCCGCAGCAAGCGGGGCCCGGTCTCTCCCAGGCGGAGCAGCAGCTCGACGAGAAGCTCAAGAACTGCACCAAGGAGCAGGCAAACAGCGACACGGCCTGCCGCATCAAGGCCACCACGATCTCCCTGGACAAGGTGTGGCCGACGGTCCTGCGCGGCTACAAGCCCCCGCGCGGCGGGACGAAGATCATGCCGGTGGGCGCGCAGTCCATCAACACCGCCTGCGGTGTCGCGGGCGCCGATACCGGCCCGTTCTACTGCCCGAGCGACCAGGTCGCGGTCTTCCAGCTGGACTTCATGGACCGCGTGATCAAGAAGATGGGCGGCACGAACGCGCCGTTCTCGCAGGAGTACATCGTGGCCCACGAGTTCGGCCACCACGTGCAGACGCTCCTCGGCGACATCGACAAGGCCCAGCAGGGCCGCGGCGCGCAGGGCGGCTCGGTCCGCGTCGAGCTGCAGGCCGATTGCTACGCGGGCGTCTGGGCCGCCCACGCCGACAAGGGCGAGGACGCGATGCTCAAGCCGCTCACGCAGCAGGAGATCTCCGACGCGATCACCACCGCGCAGGCCATCGGCGACGACACGATCCAGCGCAACGCGGGCCGCAACGTCAACCCCGAGTCCTTCTCGCACGGGACCTCGGAGCAGCGCGTGCGGTGGTTCTCGCAGGGCTACCGGACCGGCGCTCCCGCCCAGTGCGACACCTTCAGCGGCACCATCTGA
- a CDS encoding diacylglycerol/lipid kinase family protein — MTATDVIAVLNPISGGGVARTRWAAVAEELARRDVSTDVVESASGADARRRAEEAAASGALTVAVGGDGQIREVATGVLRVPGAPMGIVTAGRGNDMARHLRLPDDPTAIADVLTDGLRKDLDVLTVGDEIAVGNVYVGLDSVATELINKLRWMGPLAYRLAPAIAAFRWKPAGFRIEVDGAVHEGPVHMVVIANSGWYGSGLHMVPAAASDNGRIDVLAVDGAGNKLKLISAMGEAKTGAHVARAEALTFSGQEVVVSADRPIPVHADGDYLQELPVTVGIRRAVLPVLVSR, encoded by the coding sequence GTGACCGCCACCGACGTCATCGCCGTCCTCAACCCGATCTCCGGCGGCGGGGTCGCACGCACGCGGTGGGCCGCCGTCGCCGAGGAACTGGCCCGCCGGGACGTCTCCACCGACGTCGTGGAGTCCGCCTCCGGCGCCGACGCCCGACGGCGCGCCGAGGAAGCAGCCGCGTCGGGCGCCCTGACGGTCGCGGTCGGCGGCGACGGCCAGATCCGTGAGGTCGCGACCGGCGTGCTCCGCGTGCCCGGCGCGCCGATGGGTATCGTCACCGCGGGCCGCGGCAACGACATGGCCCGACACCTGCGGCTTCCCGACGACCCGACGGCCATCGCCGACGTGCTCACCGACGGCCTGCGCAAGGATCTCGACGTGCTCACCGTCGGCGACGAGATCGCCGTCGGCAACGTCTACGTCGGGCTCGACTCCGTCGCCACCGAGCTCATCAACAAGCTGCGCTGGATGGGGCCGCTCGCGTACCGGCTCGCACCGGCGATCGCGGCGTTCCGGTGGAAGCCCGCGGGGTTCCGCATCGAGGTCGACGGTGCCGTCCACGAGGGGCCCGTGCACATGGTCGTCATCGCCAACTCCGGCTGGTACGGAAGCGGCCTGCACATGGTCCCCGCCGCCGCATCCGACAACGGTCGCATCGACGTGCTCGCCGTCGACGGTGCCGGGAACAAGCTCAAGCTCATCAGCGCGATGGGGGAGGCGAAGACCGGCGCCCACGTCGCGCGGGCGGAAGCACTGACCTTCAGCGGCCAGGAGGTGGTCGTCAGCGCCGACCGCCCGATCCCCGTGCACGCCGACGGTGACTACCTGCAGGAACTGCCCGTCACCGTCGGGATCCGCAGGGCCGTGCTCCCGGTGCTCGTGTCGCGCTGA
- the aspS gene encoding aspartate--tRNA ligase — MLRTHLAGSLRAEDAGTVVTLAGWVARRRDHGGVIFIDLRDSSGVAQVVFRESDVAEQAHRLRSEYCVLVTGTVEKRPEGSENPNLPSGAIEVNVTELTVLNESAPLPFQLDEEPGEEARLKYRYLDLRREDPAAAIKLRSQANAVARNILALNDFVEIETPTLTRSTPEGARDFLVPARLRPGTFYALPQSPQLFKQLLMVAGMERYYQIARCYRDEDFRADRQPEFTQLDIEMSFVDQEDVIALGEQIVKALWSLIGHEIPTPIPRLTYAEAMRRFGSDKPDLRFGLELVECTEYFKDTPFRVFQAPYVGAVVMPGGASQPRRQLDAWQEWAKQRGARGLAYVLIGEDGELTGPVAKNLSDDERAGLAAHVGAQPGDCVFFAAGPTKTMRALLGAARGEIADKLGLIKEGDWAFTWVVDAPLFEPADDATASGDVAVGDGAWTAVHHAFTSPKPESIDTFDTDPGSALAYAYDIVCNGNEIGGGSIRIHRKDVQERVFAIMGIDEEQAREKFGFLLDAFSYGAPPHGGIAFGWDRVVSLLAGASSIREVIAFPKSGGGVDPLTDAPAAITAQQRRESGMDAKPKKPEQAAADQGAEQK; from the coding sequence GTGCTGCGCACTCACCTGGCCGGATCGCTGCGTGCGGAGGATGCCGGCACCGTCGTCACCCTCGCGGGCTGGGTGGCGCGTCGGCGTGACCACGGCGGAGTGATCTTCATCGACCTGCGCGACAGCTCCGGCGTCGCCCAGGTCGTCTTCCGCGAGTCGGACGTCGCCGAGCAGGCGCACCGGCTGCGGTCCGAGTACTGCGTGCTGGTGACCGGCACCGTCGAGAAGCGGCCCGAGGGCAGCGAGAACCCGAACCTGCCGTCGGGCGCGATCGAGGTCAACGTCACCGAGTTGACCGTGCTCAACGAGTCGGCGCCGCTGCCCTTCCAACTCGACGAGGAGCCGGGCGAGGAGGCGCGCCTGAAGTACCGCTACCTCGACCTGCGCCGCGAGGACCCCGCTGCCGCGATCAAGCTGCGCAGCCAGGCCAACGCCGTGGCGCGCAACATCCTCGCGCTCAACGACTTCGTCGAGATCGAGACGCCGACCCTGACCCGGTCCACGCCGGAGGGTGCCCGCGACTTCCTGGTGCCCGCGCGCCTGCGCCCCGGCACCTTCTACGCGCTGCCGCAGAGTCCGCAGCTGTTCAAGCAGCTGCTCATGGTCGCGGGCATGGAGCGGTACTACCAGATCGCGCGCTGCTACCGCGACGAGGACTTCCGCGCCGACCGTCAGCCCGAGTTCACCCAGCTCGACATCGAGATGAGCTTCGTGGACCAGGAGGACGTGATCGCGCTCGGCGAGCAGATCGTCAAGGCCCTCTGGTCGCTCATCGGGCACGAGATCCCCACGCCGATCCCGCGCCTGACCTACGCCGAGGCCATGCGCCGCTTCGGCTCCGACAAGCCGGACCTGCGCTTCGGCCTCGAACTGGTCGAGTGCACCGAGTACTTCAAGGACACGCCGTTCCGGGTGTTCCAGGCCCCGTACGTCGGCGCGGTCGTGATGCCGGGCGGCGCGAGCCAGCCCCGCCGCCAGCTCGACGCGTGGCAGGAATGGGCGAAGCAGCGCGGCGCCCGCGGCCTTGCGTACGTGCTGATCGGCGAGGACGGCGAGCTCACCGGCCCCGTCGCCAAGAACCTCTCCGACGACGAGCGTGCGGGCCTCGCCGCGCACGTGGGCGCCCAGCCCGGCGACTGCGTCTTCTTCGCCGCCGGCCCCACCAAGACGATGCGTGCCCTGCTCGGCGCTGCGCGCGGCGAGATCGCCGACAAGCTCGGCCTCATCAAGGAGGGCGACTGGGCGTTCACCTGGGTCGTCGACGCCCCGCTGTTCGAGCCCGCCGACGACGCGACCGCCTCGGGCGACGTGGCCGTGGGCGACGGTGCCTGGACCGCCGTGCACCACGCCTTCACCAGCCCCAAGCCGGAGTCGATCGACACCTTCGACACCGATCCGGGCAGCGCCCTGGCCTACGCCTACGACATCGTCTGCAACGGCAACGAGATCGGCGGCGGCTCGATCCGTATCCACCGCAAGGACGTTCAGGAGCGCGTCTTCGCGATCATGGGCATCGACGAGGAGCAGGCCCGCGAGAAGTTCGGCTTCCTCCTCGACGCCTTCTCGTACGGCGCCCCGCCGCACGGCGGCATCGCCTTCGGCTGGGACCGCGTGGTCTCGCTGCTCGCCGGCGCGTCGTCGATCCGCGAGGTCATCGCGTTCCCGAAGTCGGGCGGCGGCGTCGACCCGCTGACCGACGCGCCCGCAGCGATCACCGCGCAGCAGCGCCGGGAGTCGGGCATGGACGCGAAGCCCAAGAAGCCGGAGCAGGCCGCGGCGGACCAGGGCGCCGAGCAGAAGTAG